A region of Streptomyces sp. TG1A-60 DNA encodes the following proteins:
- a CDS encoding roadblock/LC7 domain-containing protein, giving the protein MIEPTTNELGWMLDDVLKVPEARHAILLSADGMLRAHSAGIDRDDAERLAAGLSGLQSISRSTAEFCGSEDSPWRQTLIEFGHGFVFLVAAGEGAHLAVSTGDEVDMEAVTYRMHKLVDRLGKELSSPARLDTGSRT; this is encoded by the coding sequence ATGATCGAGCCCACGACCAACGAGCTGGGCTGGATGCTCGACGACGTGCTGAAGGTGCCCGAGGCGCGGCACGCCATCCTGCTCTCCGCCGACGGCATGCTCCGCGCCCACTCCGCCGGCATCGACCGCGACGACGCCGAGCGCCTCGCGGCCGGGCTCTCCGGACTGCAGTCGATCAGCCGCAGCACCGCCGAGTTCTGCGGCTCGGAGGACAGCCCGTGGCGGCAGACCCTGATCGAGTTCGGGCACGGCTTCGTCTTCCTGGTAGCGGCCGGCGAGGGCGCCCATCTCGCGGTGTCCACCGGCGACGAGGTCGACATGGAGGCGGTGACGTACCGCATGCACAAGCTCGTCGACCGGCTCGGCAAGGAGCTCTCCAGCCCCGCGCGGCTGGACACGGGCAGCAGGACATGA
- a CDS encoding cytochrome P450: protein MYGPEFAADPAEFYRRARASGPTTPVELAPGVRATLVTSYEAALHVLRSTETFAKDARRWNDLNDGTVPPDSPVVPMMMYRPNALFSDGEEHRRLRGAITDSLARVEPSTLRGYVERSADTLIDRLAPTGKGDLLGEYAQVLPLLVFNHLFGCPAELGLRLVEGMSGIFDGVDAERANELLTSTLLQLVALKRKQPAADVTSWLTLHPARLTDEEMIHTLVVLMGAGTEPQQNLIAGALRLLLCDDRFAGDLSGGSLPVEDALDEVLWTDPPMANYAVHYPKRDVLYEGVLLKAGDPLVISLAAANTDPALTSDQRVGNRAHLAWSAGPHGCPAQSEARLIASVAVEKLLDRLPDVELAVPAEALEWRPGPFHRALAALPVTFPPAPVVGTAVRAPASPAGRPDRPHGRGSGARVPAEPTRPKSGWARLPAWWRGG, encoded by the coding sequence ATGTACGGGCCGGAGTTCGCCGCCGACCCGGCCGAGTTCTACCGTCGGGCGCGCGCGAGCGGCCCGACCACACCCGTGGAGCTGGCGCCCGGCGTGCGGGCCACCCTCGTCACCTCGTACGAGGCCGCCCTGCACGTGCTGCGCAGCACCGAGACGTTCGCCAAGGACGCGCGCCGCTGGAACGACCTGAACGACGGCACGGTCCCCCCGGACAGTCCCGTCGTGCCGATGATGATGTACCGGCCCAACGCGCTGTTCTCCGACGGCGAGGAGCACCGGCGGCTGCGCGGCGCCATCACCGACAGCCTGGCCCGGGTCGAGCCCAGCACCCTGCGCGGCTATGTCGAGCGCAGCGCCGACACCCTCATCGACCGGCTCGCGCCCACCGGCAAGGGGGACCTCCTCGGCGAGTACGCCCAGGTGCTGCCCCTGCTCGTCTTCAACCACCTCTTCGGCTGCCCGGCCGAGCTCGGGCTGAGGCTGGTCGAGGGCATGTCCGGCATCTTCGACGGGGTGGACGCCGAGCGGGCCAACGAACTGCTCACCAGCACGCTCTTGCAGCTGGTCGCGCTGAAGCGGAAGCAGCCCGCGGCCGATGTGACGTCGTGGCTCACCCTGCATCCGGCGCGGCTCACGGACGAGGAGATGATCCACACGCTCGTCGTCCTCATGGGCGCGGGCACCGAGCCGCAGCAGAACCTCATCGCAGGCGCTCTGCGCCTGCTGCTGTGCGACGACCGCTTCGCGGGTGACCTGTCCGGCGGCAGCCTGCCCGTCGAGGACGCCCTCGACGAGGTGCTGTGGACCGACCCGCCGATGGCCAACTACGCCGTGCACTACCCGAAGCGGGACGTGCTGTACGAGGGTGTGCTCCTGAAGGCCGGCGACCCGCTCGTCATCTCGCTGGCCGCCGCCAACACCGACCCGGCCCTGACGAGCGATCAGCGCGTGGGCAACAGGGCCCACTTGGCATGGAGCGCCGGCCCGCACGGCTGTCCCGCGCAGAGCGAGGCGCGGCTCATCGCGTCGGTGGCCGTGGAGAAGCTCCTCGACCGGCTGCCGGACGTCGAACTCGCCGTGCCGGCGGAGGCGCTGGAGTGGCGTCCGGGGCCCTTCCACCGGGCGCTCGCCGCGCTGCCGGTGACGTTCCCGCCGGCGCCCGTGGTCGGCACGGCGGTCCGGGCGCCCGCGTCTCCCGCGGGCCGCCCGGACAGGCCGCACGGCCGTGGTTCCGGGGCCCGGGTGCCGGCGGAGCCCACCCGCCCGAAGAGCGGCTGGGCCCGGTTGCCGGCCTGGTGGCGCGGCGGGTAG
- a CDS encoding ATP/GTP-binding protein, translating into MGSAPASDDVYLRPTVKTAVKLLVVGHFAVGKTTYVGTLSEIRPLRTEEVMTQAGALVDDLAGTRDKTTTTVAMDFGRLTLNDSLVLYLFGAPGQQRFTRLWQDMTRGALGALVLADTRRLSHSFDVMGVLEELELPYAVAVNDFDGAPVHGLDEVREALDLLDETPLVRCDARDPESSTRALISLVEYLLSRETEPEPA; encoded by the coding sequence ATGGGCTCCGCGCCCGCCTCTGACGACGTCTACCTGCGGCCGACCGTGAAGACGGCGGTCAAGCTGCTCGTCGTCGGCCACTTCGCGGTCGGCAAGACCACCTATGTCGGCACGCTCTCCGAGATCCGGCCGCTGCGCACCGAGGAGGTCATGACGCAGGCCGGCGCGCTGGTCGACGACCTCGCCGGCACCCGCGACAAGACCACCACCACGGTCGCCATGGACTTCGGCCGGCTCACCCTCAACGACTCCCTGGTGCTGTACCTGTTCGGTGCCCCCGGACAGCAGCGCTTCACCAGGCTCTGGCAGGACATGACCCGCGGCGCCCTCGGCGCGCTGGTCCTCGCCGACACGCGGCGCCTGTCCCACTCCTTCGACGTCATGGGCGTCCTGGAGGAGCTGGAGCTGCCGTACGCCGTCGCCGTCAACGACTTCGACGGCGCCCCCGTGCACGGCCTGGACGAGGTGCGCGAGGCCCTCGACCTGCTGGACGAGACGCCGCTGGTGCGCTGCGACGCCCGCGACCCGGAGTCCTCCACCCGGGCGCTGATCTCCCTCGTCGAGTACCTGCTGAGCCGCGAGACCGAACCGGAGCCCGCGTGA
- a CDS encoding cytochrome P450 — MGNPSPIVIDATGRDIHGEAARIRETGPAARVVLPGPPAVEAWAVSSPELLKRLLTDPRVSKDARQHWPRLGAGEITPEWPLFTWVAVQNMFTAYGGEHKRLRTLVSKAFTARRTAALRPRVEEITKELLDRVDEGFRRGETVDLREEFCYPLPIQVISELFGLPEERGPLLRELVDKIFDTSADPGEMTAAYEQLYGVLGELVATKRESPGEDLTTGLIAARDEDDTRLSEQELLDTLVLMISAGHETTVNLLDQAVHALLTHPEQLAHVREGRATWEDVVEETMRYEAPVASLPLRYAVEDLDLAELGGPEGVVIGKGEPILAAYAASGRDPERHGKDADRFDVTRADKEHLAFGHGVHFCLGAPLGRMEARIALPALFDRFPSLRPAATGEELGYVESFISNGHRRLPVRDA, encoded by the coding sequence ATGGGCAACCCCAGCCCCATAGTGATTGACGCGACCGGCCGTGACATCCACGGTGAGGCCGCCCGTATCCGCGAGACGGGTCCGGCGGCCCGGGTCGTGCTGCCGGGGCCGCCCGCCGTCGAGGCATGGGCCGTCAGCAGCCCCGAGCTGCTCAAGCGGTTACTCACCGATCCCCGGGTGTCGAAGGACGCGCGCCAGCACTGGCCCAGGCTCGGCGCCGGTGAGATCACCCCGGAGTGGCCGCTGTTCACCTGGGTCGCCGTACAGAACATGTTCACCGCGTACGGCGGTGAACACAAACGGCTGCGGACTCTGGTCTCCAAGGCGTTCACCGCGCGCCGGACGGCCGCGCTGCGGCCCCGCGTCGAGGAGATCACCAAGGAGCTGCTCGACCGGGTCGACGAGGGCTTCCGGCGCGGCGAGACGGTCGATCTGCGGGAGGAGTTCTGCTACCCGCTGCCGATCCAGGTGATCAGCGAGCTGTTCGGGCTGCCCGAGGAACGCGGACCGCTGCTGCGGGAGCTGGTGGACAAGATCTTCGACACCTCCGCCGACCCTGGCGAGATGACGGCAGCCTACGAGCAGTTGTACGGCGTGCTGGGCGAACTCGTCGCCACCAAGCGGGAGTCGCCCGGCGAGGACCTCACCACGGGGCTGATCGCGGCCCGCGACGAGGACGACACCCGGCTCAGCGAACAGGAGTTGCTCGACACCCTGGTGCTGATGATCAGCGCCGGGCACGAGACCACGGTGAACCTCCTCGACCAGGCCGTGCACGCGCTGCTGACGCACCCCGAGCAACTCGCCCATGTCCGGGAGGGCCGGGCGACCTGGGAGGACGTGGTGGAGGAGACGATGCGGTACGAGGCGCCGGTGGCGAGCCTGCCGCTGCGCTACGCCGTGGAGGATCTCGACCTCGCCGAGCTCGGCGGCCCCGAGGGCGTGGTGATCGGCAAGGGTGAACCGATCCTGGCCGCGTACGCCGCCTCCGGGCGGGACCCCGAGCGGCACGGGAAGGACGCCGACCGGTTCGACGTCACCCGTGCCGACAAGGAGCACCTCGCCTTCGGGCACGGGGTCCACTTCTGCCTGGGCGCCCCGCTCGGCCGCATGGAGGCCCGCATCGCGCTCCCGGCGCTCTTCGACCGGTTCCCCTCGCTGCGGCCGGCCGCCACGGGCGAGGAGTTGGGGTACGTGGAGTCGTTCATCTCCAACGGCCACCGCCGCCTCCCCGTCCGCGACGCCTGA